A window from Macaca thibetana thibetana isolate TM-01 chromosome 7, ASM2454274v1, whole genome shotgun sequence encodes these proteins:
- the ZFHX2 gene encoding zinc finger homeobox protein 2 isoform X1, with the protein MATLNSASTTGTTPSPGHNGPSPPLDTSSSSIPSDPVTKDPPAAPSTSENMRYSEPGGQPLESGCGLVPPKEIGEPQEGPDCGHFPPNDPGVEKDKEQEEEEEGLPPMDLSNHLFFTAGGEAYLVAKLSLPGDSELLLPKGFPWGEVGIKEEPSLPFLAYPPPSHLTALHIQHGFDPIQGFSSSDQILSHDTSAPSPAACEERHGAFWSYQLAPNPPGDPKDGPMGNSGVNHVAVFWLCLLCRLGFSKPQAFMGHTQSHGVKLTPAQYQGLSGSPAVLQEGDEGCKALISFLEPKLPARPSSDIPLDNSSTVNMEANVAQTEDGPPEAEVQALVLLDEEVMALSPPSPSTATWDPSPTQAKESPVAAGEAGPDWFPEGQEEDGGLCPPLNQSSPTSKEGGTLPAPVGSPEDPSDPPQPYRLADDYTPAPAAFQGLSLSSHMSLLHSRNSCKTLKCPKCNWHYKYQQTLDVHMREKHPESNSHCSYCSAGGAHPRLARGESYNCGYKPYRCDVCNYSTTTKGNLSIHMQSDKHLANLQGFQAGPGGQGSPPEASLTPSAGDKEPKTKSSWQCKVCSYETNISRNLRIHMTSEKHMQNVLMLHQGLPLGLPPGLMGPGPPPPPGATPTTHPELFQYFGPQALGQPQTPLPGPGLRPDKPLEAQLLLNGFHHLGAPARKFPTPAPGSLSPDAHLPPSQLLGSSSDSLPTSPPPDDSPSLKVFRCLVCQVFSTDNLELLLYHCSIGRSLPEAEWKEVAGDTHRCKLCCYGTQLKANFQLHLKTDKHAQKYQLAAHLREGGGAMGTPSPVSLGDGAPYGSVSPLHLRCNICDFESNSKEKMQLHARGAAHEENSQIYKFLLEMEGAEAGAELGLYHCLLCAWETPSRLAVLQHLRAPAHRDAQAQRRLQLLQNGPAAEEGLAALQSILSFSHGQLRTPGKAPVTPLAEPPTPEKDAQNKTEQLASEETENKTGPSRDSANQTTVYCCPYCSFLSPESSQVRAHTLSQHAVQPKYRCPLCQEQLVGRPALHFHLSHLHNVVPECVEKLLLVATTVEMTFTTKVLSGPTLSPLDDGQEPPTHGPEPTPSRDQTAEGPNLTPEASPDPLPEPPLASVEAPDKPLGSPGQPPSPAPSPVSQPDAQAEDIAPPPTMAEEEEGTTGELRSAEPSPADSRHPLTYRKTTNFALDKFLDPARPYKCTVCKESFTQKNILLVHYNSVSHLHKMKKAAIDPSAPARGEAGAPPTTTAATDKPFKCTVCRVSYNQSSTLEIHMRSVLHQTRSRGTKTDSKIEGPERSQEEPKEGETEGEVGTEKKGPDPSGFISGLPFLSPPPPPLDLHRFPAPLFTPPVLPPFPLVPESLLKLQQQQLLLPFYLHDLKVGPKLTLAGPAPVLSLPAATPPPPPPPPKAELAEREWERPPMAKEGNEAGPSSPPHPLPNEAARTAAKALLENFGFELVIQYNEGKQAAPPPPTPPPPEALGGGDKLACGACGKLFSNMLILKTHEEHVHRRFLPFEALSRYAAQFRKSYDSLYPPLAEPPKPPDGSLDSPAPHLGPPFLVPEPEAGGTHAPEERSQAGGHWPIEEEESSRGNLPPLVPAGRRFSRTKFTEFQTQALQSFFETSAYPKDGEVERLASLLGLASRVVVVWFQNARQKARKNACEGGSMPTGGGTGGASGCRRCHATFSCVFELVRHLKKCYDDQTPEEEEEEAERGEEEEEVEEEVEEEQGLEPPAGPEGPLPEPPDGEELSQAEATKAGGKESEEKATPSPSPAHTCDQCAISFSSQDLLTSHRRLHFLPSLQPSAPPQLLDLPLLVFGERNPLVAATSPMPGPPLKRKHEDGSLSPTGSEAGGGGEGEPPRDKRLRTTILPEQLEILYRWYMQDSNPTRKMLDCISEEVGLKKRVVQVWFQNTRARERKGQFRSTPGGVPSPAVKPPATATPASLPKFNLLLGKVDDGTGREAPKREAPAFPYPTATLASGPLPFLPPGKEATTPTPEPPLPLPPPPPPSEEEGPEEPPKASPESEACSLSAGDLSDSSASSLAEPESPGAGGTSGGPGGGTGVPDGMGQRRYRTQMSSLQLKIMKACYEAYRTPTMQECEVLGEEIGLPKRVIQVWFQNARAKEKKAKLQGAAAGSTGGSSEGPLAAQRTDCPYCDVKYDFYVSCRGHLFSRQHLAKLKEAVRAQLKSESKCYDLAPAPEAPPAPKAPPATTPASVPLGAAPTLPRLAPVLLSGPALAQPPLGNLAPFNSGPAASSGLLSLATSVLPTTTVVQTAGPGRPLPQRPMPDQTNTSTAGTTDPVPGPPTEPLGDKVSGERKPIAAPTSSSNDALKNLKALKTTVPALLGGQFLPFPLPPAGGTAPPAVFGPQLQGAYFQQLYGMKKGLFPMNPVIPQTLIGLLPNALLQPPPQPPEPTVTAPPKPPELPTPGEGEAGEADELLTGSTGISTVDVTHRYLCRQCKMAFDGEAPATAHQRSFCFFGRGSGGSMPPPLRVPICTYHCLACEVLLSGREALASHLRSSAHRRKAAPPQGGPPISITNAATAASAAVAFAKEEARLPHTDSNPKTTTTSTLLAL; encoded by the exons ATGGCCACCCTTAACTCAGCCTCTACCACTGGTACCACCCCCTCCCCTGGGCACAATGGCCCATCCCCGCCTTTGGACACCTCCTCCTCCAGCATCCCCTCTGATCCTGTCACCAAAGATCCCCCTGCTGCCCCCTCCACCTCTGAGAACATGAGGTACTCAGAGCCAGGGGGACAGCCCCTGGAGTCAGGCTGTGGCCTCGTCCCACCAAAGGAGATTGGGGAGCCCCAGGAAGGGCCTGACTGTGGTCACTTCCCACCAAATGACCCAGGGGTGGAAAAGGacaaggagcaggaggaggaagaagaagggctCCCTCCCATGGACCTGAGCAACCACTTATTCTTCACAGCTGGAGGTGAGGCCTACCTAGTGGCCAAGCTGTCCCTACCAGGTGACAGTGAACTCCTGTTACCAAAGGGCTTCCCCTGGGGTGAGGTGGGCATCAAGGAAGAGCCCAGTCTTCCCTTCCTTGCCTACCCACCCCCTTCACACCTCACTGCCCTTCACATCCAACATGGCTTTGACCCAATCCAAGGCTTTAGCTCTTCTGACCAAATTCTGTCCCATGATACCTCAGCACCATCTCCGGCTGCCTGTGAGGAAAGGCACGGAGCTTTCTGGAGCTATCAGCTGGCTCCAAATCCACCCGGAGATCCCAAAGATGGCCCCATGGGGAACAGCGGGGTCAACCACGTGGCAGTCTTCTGGCTCTGCCTTCTGTGCCGCCTGGGTTTCAGCAAGCCCCAGGCCTTTATGGGTCACACACAGTCTCATGGGGTGAAGTTAACCCCTGCCCAGTATCAGGGCCTGTCAGGTAGCCCAGCTGTGCTCCAGGAGGGGGATGAAGGCTGCAAGGCCCTCATAAGCTTTCTGGAACCAAAACTCCCTGCTCGCCCCTCTTCCGACATACCCCTTGACAATAGCAGCACAGTGAACATGGAGGCGAATGTGGCCCAGACGGAGGATGGCCCCCCTGAGGCAGAAGTCCAGGCCCTTGTCCTCCTGGATGAAGAAGTCATGGCCCTGAGCCCACCCTCTCCATCCACAGCCACCTGGGACCCCAGCCCAACCCAAGCCAAAGAATCGCCAGTAGCAGCAGGCGAGGCAGGGCCAGATTGGTTCCCTGAGGGGCAAGAAGAGGATGGAGGGCTCTGCCCCCCACTCAACCAAAGCTCACCCACCTCCAAGGAGGGGGGCACTCTCCCTGCCCCAGTGGGCTCCCCCGAAGACCCCAGTGACCCACCCCAGCCCTATCGCCTAGCTGATGACTACACCCCAGCCCCTGCAGCCTTCCAGGGCCTCAGCCTGTCTAGCCACATGTCCCTGCTCCACTCACGCAACTCCTGCAAGACACTCAAGTGTCCCAAGTGCAACTGGCACTACAAGTACCAGCAGACCCTGGATGTGCACATGCGAGAGAAGCACCCTGAGAGCAACAGTCACTGCAGCTACTGCAGTGCTGGGGGCGCCCACCCCCGCCTTGCTCGTGGAGAGAGCTACAACTGTGGCTACAAACCCTACCGCTGCGATGTCTGCAACTACTCTACCACCACCAAAGGCAACCTCAGCATCCATATGCAGTCTGACAAGCACCTGGCCAACCTGCAGGGCTTCCAGGCGGGCCCTGGTGGGCAGGGAAGTCCACCAGAGGCATCACTCACACCCTCCGCGGGAGACAAAGAGCCTAAGACCAAATCATCCTGGCAGTGCAAGGTGTGCAGCTACGAGACGAACATCTCCCGCAACCTGCGCATCCATATGACCTCTGAGAAGCACATGCAGAATGTCCTAATGCTGCACCAGGGGCTGCCGCTGGGCCTGCCACCTGGATTGATGGGGCCAGGCCCTCCTCCCCCACCAGGCGCTACCCCCACTACCCACCCTGAACTCTTCCAGTACTTTGGGCCCCAGGCCCTAGGGCAGCCTCAGACTCCCTTGCCTGGCCCGGGGCTGAGGCCAGACAAGCCCCTGGAAGCCCAGCTGCTTCTCAATGGTTTCCACCACCTTGGAGCACCTGCCCGCAAGTTCCCCACACCCG CCCCTGGAAGCCTATCCCCTGACGCCCACCTGCCTCCAAGTCAGCTTCTGGGTTCCTCATCCGACAGCCTGCCCACCTCACCACCCCCAGATGATAGCCCGTCCCTGAAGGTGTTTCGCTGCCTAGTGTGCCAGGTCTTCAGCACAGACAACCTGGAGCTGCTGCTCTACCACTGCAGCATAGGCCGGAGCCTCCCGGAAGCTGAATGGAAGGAGGTGGCTGGTGACACCCACCGCTGCAAGCTTTGCTGCTATGGCACCCAGCTCAAGGCCAACTTCCAACTCCACCTCAAGACTGACAAACATGCTCAGAAGTACCAGCTGGCAGCCCACCTGCGGGAGGGGGGTGGGGCCATGGGCACCCCTTCCCCAGTGTCCCTGGGAGATGGGGCTCCTTATGGGTCTGTCTCTCCGCTGCACCTGCGCTGCAACATCTGTGACTTTGAGTCCAACAGCAAGGAGAAGATGCAGCTGCATGCCAGGGGTGCAGCCCATGAAGAAAACAGCCAAATATACAAG TTTCTGCTGGAAATGGAGGGAGCAGAggcaggggcagagctggggctaTACCACTGCCTGTTGTGTGCGTGGGAGACACCCTCCCGCTTGGCTGTGCTGCAACACCTGCGCGCACCTGCCCACCGTGATGCCCAGGCCCAGAGGCGTCTGCAGCTGCTACAGAATGGCCCAGCTGCTGAGGAAGGACTCGCAGCTCTTCAGAGCATCCTAAGCTTCAGCCACGGGCAGCTCCGGACTCCCG GGAAGGCTCCTGTCACCCCCTTAGCTGAGCCACCCACCCCTGAGAAAGATGCCCAGAACAAGACAGAACAATTGG CTtcagaagagacagaaaacaagaCTGGCCCTTCCAGAGACAGTGCCAACCAGACCACG GTATACTGCTGTCCATACTGCAGCTTCCTGAGCCCAGAGTCCAGCCAGGTGAGGGCTCATACACTCTCCCAGCACGCGGTGCAGCCCAAGTACAGATGCCCACTGTGCCAGGAACAGCTGGTGGGCCGGCCTGCCCTGCACTTCCACCTTAGCCACCTTCACAACGTGGTGCCCGAGTGCGTTGAGAAGCTGCTGCTTGTA GCTACAACTGTAGAAATGACATTTACAACCAAAGTGCTGTCTGGACCCACATTAAGCCCTCTGGACGATGGCCAAGAACCCCCAACTCATGGGCCAGAGCCTACACCCAGCAGAGACCAGACAGCAG AAGGCCCTAATCTGACCCCAGAAGCCAGTCCAGATCCTCTTCCTGAGCCTCCCTTGGCCTCAGTTGAGGCCCCAGACAAACCCTTGGGAAGTCCTGGTCAACCCCCTTCTCCAGCCCCATCTCCAGTCTCTCAGCCTGATGCGCAAGCTGAAGACATAGCTCCTCCGCCTACcatggctgaggaggaagaggggaccACTGGGGAGCTCCGCTCTGCAGAGCCATCTCCAGCTGACTCTCGCCACCCTCTGACCTATCGGAAAACCACCAACTTTGCCCTGGACAAGTTTCTGGACCCTGCCCGGCCCTATAAGTGCACTGTGTGTAAGGAGTCCTTCACCCAGAAGAATATTCTATTGGTTCATTATAATTCTGTCTCCCACCTGCATAAGATGAAGAAGGCTGCCATTGACCCCTCTGCCCCTGCCCGGGGAGAGGCTGGTGCCCCACCTACCACCACTGCTGCCACAGACAAGCCCTTTAAGTGCACAGTCTGCCGAGTCTCCTACAACCAGAGCTCCACCCTGGAGATCCATATGCGGTCAGTTCTGCATCAGACTCGCTCTCGGGGAACCAAGACTGATTCCAAGATTGAAGGGCCAGAACGCAGCCAAGAAGAGCCCAAGGAAGGCGAGACAGAGGGGGAGGTGGGCACTGAGAAGAAGGGCCCTGACCCCAGTGGCTTCATATCTGGATTGCCTttcctgtcccctcccccacctcccttgGACCTGCATCGATTCCCAGCCCCTCTCTTCACCCCACCAGTCCTGCCCCCCTTCCCTCTGGTGCCCGAATCACTGCTTAagctccagcagcagcagctgctcctGCCCTTCTACCTCCATGATCTCAAGGTGGGGCCCAAGCTGACACTAGCTGGGCCTGCACCTGTGCTGTCCCTGCCAGCTgccacccctcctcctccacccccacctcccaaggCTGAGCTGGCTGAGCGGGAGTGGGAGCGGCCCCCCATGGCCAAAGAGGGCAATGAGGCAGGGCCTTCCTCACCCCCCCACCCATTGCCCAACGAGGCTGCCCGCACTGCAGCCAAAGCCCTTCTAGAAAACTTTGGCTTTGAGCTGGTGATCCAGTACAATGAAGGGAAGCAAGCTGcgccccctccccctaccccacccccacctgagGCCCTCGGGGGTGGGGACAAGCTGGCCTGTGGGGCCTGTGGGAAACTCTTCTCCAATATGCTTATCCTCAAGACACATGAGGAACATGTCCACCGCCGCTTTCTGCCCTTTGAAGCTCTGAGCCGTTATGCTGCTCAGTTTCGAAAGAGCTATGACAGCCTATACCCGCCCCTTGCAGAGCCCCCCAAACCTCCTGATGGGTCTCTGGATTCACCTGCTCCCCATCTGGGCCCACCCTTCCTGGTcccagagcctgaggcaggggggACCCATGCCCCTGAAGAGCGAAGTCAAGCAGGGGGACACTGGCCCATAGAGGAGGAAGAAAGCTCCAGAGGGAATCTTCCTCCCCTGGTGCCTGCCGGCCGCCGGTTCTCCAGAACCAAGTTCACAGAGTTCCAGACCCAAGCCCTGCAGTCTTTCTTTGAGACTAGTGCCTACCCCAAAGACGGAGAGGTGGAGCGACTCGCAAGTCTGTTGGGTCTCGCTAGccgtgtggtggtggtgtggttcCAGAATGCCCGCCAGAAAGCACGCAAAAATGCCTGTGAGGGTGGGTCCATGCCAACCGGAGGAGGCACTGGGGGAGCCTCCGGCTGCAGGCGTTGCCACGCCACTTTCTCCTGTGTTTTTGAGTTGGTGCGCCACCTCAAGAAGTGCTATGATGACCAGACccctgaagaggaggaggaagaggcagagagaggggaagaggaggaagaggtggaagaAGAAGTAGAGGAGGAACAGGGCCTTGAACCCCCTGCAGGGCCTGAGGGTCCATTACCAGAGCCTCCAGATGGGGAGGAGCTGAGCCAAGCAGAGGCAACAAAGGCAGGAGGCAAAGAGTCTGAAGAGAAGGCTACTCCATCACCTTCCCCAGCCCACACCTGTGACCAGTGTGCCATTTCTTTCTCCAGTCAGGACCTCCTGACCAGTCACCGCCGACTACATTTCCTGCCATCTCTGCAGCCCAGTGCTCCTCCCCAACTCCTAGATCTGCCCTTGCTGGTGTTTGGGGAAAGAAACCCCCTGGTGGCAGCCACCTCACCAATGCCAGGGCCACCTCTCAAACGGAAGCATGAGGACGGCAGCTTGTCCCCCACAGGCAGTGAagcagggggaggaggggagggcgaGCCCCCCAGGGACAAGCGCCTGCGTACCACCATCTTGCCTGAGCAGCTTGAGATCCTGTACCGTTGGTACATGCAGGATTCCAACCCAACACGCAAGATGCTCGACTGCATCTCCGAGGAGGTGGGGCTCAAAAAGCGAGTGGTACAGGTCTGGTTCCAGAATACCAGGGCCCGGGAGAGGAAAGGCCAGTTTCGAAGCACCCCTGGGGGAGTGCCTAGTCCAGCAGTGAAACCGCCTGCCACAGCCACCCCTGCATCCTTGCCCAAGTTCAACCTCTTATTAGGCAAGGTAGATGATGGCACTGGAAGGGAGGCCCCAAAGAGGGAAGCACCTGCTTTTCCCTACCCCACTGCCACCCTTGCTTCTGGGCCCCTGCCTTTCCTACCACCTGGGAAAGAGGCCACCACCCCAACACCAGAGCCACCTCtacctctcccacctccccctccacccAGTGAGGAAGAGGGCCCGGAGGAACCACCTAAAGCTTCTCCAGAGAGTGAGGCTTGCAGTCTGTCTGCAGGAGATCTGAGTGATTCATCTGCTTCCAGCCTAGCTGAACCAGAATCCCCTGGGGCTGGAGGGACCAGTGGGGGACCTGGAGGTGGGACTGGTGTTCCAGACGGAATGGGGCAGCGGCGCTACAGGACCCAGATGAGCAGCCTGCAGCTGAAGATCATGAAAGCCTGCTATGAAGCTTACCGCACCCCTACCATGCAGGAGTGTGAGGTTCTGGGAGAAGAGATTGGGCTGCCCAAGAGAGTCATCCAGGTCTGGTTCCAGAATGCTCGTGCCAAGGAAAAGAAGGCCAAACTACAGGGGGCAGCCGCTGGGAGCACTGGAGGCAGCAGTGAGGGCCCCTTAGCAGCCCAGCGCACTGACTGCCCCTATTGTGATGTCAAGTATGATTTCTATGTCTCCTGCCGAGGCCATCTCTTTTCCCGTCAGCACCTGGCCAAGCTCAAGGAGGCAGTCCGAGCCCAGCTGAAGAGTGAAAGCAAGTGCTACGACTTGGCCCCGGCACCTGAGGCTCCCCCAGCTCCCAAGGCCCCACCTGCGACCACACCTGCCTCCGTGCCCCTCGGGGCTGCCCCAACCTTGCCTCGCCTGGCCCCGGTCCTCTTGTCTGGTCCAGCTCTGGCTCAGCCCCCGCTGGGCAACTTAGCTCCTTTCAATTCAG GCCCAGCAGCCTCCTCAGGCCTCCTCAGCCTCGCCACTTCGGTCCTGCCTACCACCACAGTGGTCCAGACTGCTGGCCCAGGCCGCCCCTTACCTCAGAGACCCATGCCCGACCAAACCAACACCTCCACAGCAGGCACCACTGACCCTGTCCCGGGCCCTCCTACTGAGCCCTTGGGGGACAAGGTCTCCGGTGAGCGAAAGCCAATTGCAGCCCCCACCAGCTCCTCCAATGATGCCCTCAAGAACCTCAAAGCATTGAAGACCACTGTCCCAGCCCTGTTAGGGGGTCAGTTCCTGCCCTTTCCATTGCCCCCTGCTGGGGGAACAGCACCGCCAGCTGTCTTTGGTCCCCAGCTACAGGGGGCCTACTTCCAACAGCTCTACGGCATGAAGAAGGGGCTATTTCCCATGAACCCCGTGATACCTCAGACCCTCATTGGGCTGCTACCGAATGCCCTCCTCCAGCCGCCACCCCAGCCCCCTGAGCCCACAGTCACAGCACCTCCAAAGCCTCCTGAACTGCCCACTccaggggagggggaggctggTGAGGCTGATGAGCTGCTGACAGGCAGCACTGGCATCTCCACCGTGGATGTAACTCATCGCTACCTTTGCCGCCAGTGCAAGATGGCATTTGACGGGGAGGCCCCAGCTACTGCCCACCAGAGATCCTTCTGCTTCTTTGGGCGGGGCTCTGGGGGCTCCATGCCACCCCCATTGCGGGTGCCCATCTGCACCTACCACTGCCTGGCATGTGAGGTGCTGCTGAGTGGGCGTGAAGCCCTGGCCTCCCACCTGCGCTCCTCGGCCCACAGGCGCAAGGCAGCCCCACCTCAAGGGGGCCCACCCATCTCCATCACCAACGCCGCCACTGCTGCCTCGGCTGCTGTGGCTTTTGCCAAAGAGGAAGCAAGATTACCTCACACGGACTCCAACCCAAAAACTACTACTACCTCTACACTTCTAGCTTTATAA